TTTGCAGTTTTTCTACTTTTAACCTGGTGGAACGGGAAATATTGCTGTATTCATCACCACCCAGGCGTCTGGCCAGCCCATCTTTTTCTATGATCGGGATAATTTTCACTTTAAGATTGTCTTGTATCAGCAGTTTTTTCCGCAGAGAAGCAAAATTTGTTTCGTATGGAAAAGATTCTCAGCCTAAATTATTTTAACTGAAACTAACATAAGCAGGTTTTTTTGTAAAGGATTTTTTATAAATTCAGGGGGCAAGAGCTAAAGGCAGTCTCAGCAATCAAGGAGAAAACAAAACATGTAGTGCTACTTAACTTCCAGATCCCGGACATCAAGCATGTCGGTCAGCATGTTCAGGGAATGTGCGATCTGCTTTTTTTTGCTGTTTTCAGTTTGCTTTAAACCGTCTATGATTTTTTGCTGGATAGGGGGTGGGGCATTTTTGGCCAACTTCTCTCCGGTTTCAGTAAGCTGAATGATAATCACGCGGCGATCAGGAGAGTCTCGCAACCGCTTAACATGACCTTTTTTTTCCAGGCGGTCGACAACTCCGGTGACAGTGCTGGATTTGACCATCATATGGTTGGCGATTTTAGATGGAGGCAAAGGGCCATGCTCATAAAGGGTTGAAATACAGTTGAGCTGGGCCGCGCTTAGCTGAAATTTTTTATTTAATTCCTTGGTATAAAGCCCATTCGCCTGAATGAGCCTGCGGATTGAAAAGATGATCTGCTTGGTATAGTCAGACGGGCATTTGTTATTTGCAGTATTAAGACTGCCACTATTGTCTGTTGGCATTTTATTTTGTTCCTGCTGAAAATTTCTCAATCCATATAATTCATTACTGCAAATAAATCAATAAATCAATAAAATTCTAGAATTCCGGCATTATAGCTTATCCCTTCTATCGTCATCGGTTTATTTGGCTTGTCAGTAACAATCTTTCTCCACCGCTATTTTTTTTCAGCAATTATATCCCAGCTTGCTGATTTCCGCCCTGTCACTGGCTTTTCTGGTCCTGCCATACCTACTCAGGTCTACCCAGGGGGCGCTGGAAGATGTCCCCCTTGATATACGCCTCAGTGCGCCGGCAATGGGAGCCAGCCACCTGCAGAATATTTTCATGGTTCTTCTGCCCCGTTCACTGACCGGCATCAAGGATAAAAAAGAGGTAAATGAAAGGATTGAAAAAGCATTGCGGCAGGCTTTTTTATGGGACGAGGTTTGTGACCGGCTGGATCACGATGCCGGAAACCTCTCCGGCGGTCAGCAGCAGCGACTCTGCATTGCCAGGGCTTTGATTCTGGAACCGGAAATTCTCTTGCTCGACGAACCCACATCTTCCCTTGACGCTGAGGCCGGCGAAGTCATTGAAAAGCTGCTGATCAGCTTGAAAAAAACCTGTACCCTGCTGGTTGTATCTCTCTACCGGGAGCAGGTTCAACTAATTGCCGACCGGATTCTCATGCTGGAAAATAGGCGACTGATTATTGCTGCTTACAATCCACCATAGCCGGCAAACTTAATTCAGTCAACCAGGTCAGCAATCGTAAAATTTGTACAGGAGGAAAAAACATGTTAAACAATAATTCTCAACTTTCTAAGTTGCTCTTTAAAAACAGCGAAAGAAATCTCCAGGGGATGTTCCGGCATGGCTCTCGCTCATTCTCGCCGGCCGTCCATGGCCTGCCTGTGCGTGCCGCACGCAGACAGGCCGGCTTCCGAGGCGTCCGCCGCGAATCCCGTCGTGTGATTCGTTCGGCGGCCAATACCGCCTGCCTGTCGGCAGACAGGCTATGAACCAAGCCCGAACATCCTGCTAATATGTCCCTGGCAATGCAAGTCAGAAAGTTGAGAACAATTGATTATTACCCCAACAGCCTAACCAAATTATCGGCAAAGGAAATTTTTTCCCCGGTCCAGATGGAAACCATCCAGATAAAAATAGAACGAATCACCTACGCTAACCAGGAAACCGGTTATGTGGTCCTGCGCGGCATTCTGAAAAACCGCCAGGTAACCGCCGTCGGCATTATCCCGGAAGTTGTTACCGGAGCCAATCTGACTGGAACCGAGTACCAGTTCCAGGGAGGTTGGCAGCGAAGCAAATACGGCTACCAGTTCGTTTTTGACCAGGCCACGTTGCTCACCAATCGCCTTTATTATTTTCTTGCCAAGGTGGTGAAAGGCCTGGGGGAGAAAACGTCACGACGGCTGATCGACCATTATGGCGAAAGTCAGCTGATTGAAATTATTGAGAAAACACCGGAAAGGCTGCTGGAATTCAAGGGCATAAAAGAAAAAAAACTGGCAAAGATAAAAACTTCCTGGGAAAAACAGAAGGATATCCGGGAACTGGCCACCTACCTGCTGCCATATGGCATCACCCCCAACCTGATCGTCAGAATTTACAATCATTTTGAGAATGACGCGGTCAAAAAAATCCAGGAAAACCCCTACCTGCTCACTGAAATCAGGGGAATCGGCTTTAAAACCGCCGACGATATTGCATCACGGCTGGGAATACCATACGATTCGACCTTCAGAATCCAGGCCGCCGTCATTCACCTGCTCATGGAGGCCGGTGAAAACGACGGCCACACCTACCTGCCGGCTGCTGAGCTGCAAAAAAAGGTAATGGAGCTTTTGAATACTGAAGAACAACCACAGCTCAGCCCGCCGGCAATCCAAGACACCTTTGACCAGATGTGCACGGCCGACCAATTGCTTCTGACCGGCGGCAGCCAGGAAAATTCAATCATCAATTTCACTGATCAACAACCCCAACAACAGGCAATTGAGCTGAAAGCCTGCCTGCCGGCCTATAAGTTCATGGAAGATCGGCTGCTGAATATTTTTCGGGAGAAATCAGGGGAAAATTTTCCCCCGCTGGCCCTGCAATCCCGGGTGGAATCGTTTATCAGCCGGTCTGAAAAAAATCTGGATATCAGTTTTTCACCCCAGCAGCGGGAAATTCTTGCACGGATCGGCACCGGTCACCAGCGGCTGTACGCCCTTTCCGGCTATGCCGGCACCGGAAAATCCACCATCTCCAAGGCTATTCTGGAACTTTTGGCTGAGCTGTTCTGCCGGCGGGAAGAAATG
This genomic stretch from Pseudomonadota bacterium harbors:
- a CDS encoding MarR family transcriptional regulator; the encoded protein is MPTDNSGSLNTANNKCPSDYTKQIIFSIRRLIQANGLYTKELNKKFQLSAAQLNCISTLYEHGPLPPSKIANHMMVKSSTVTGVVDRLEKKGHVKRLRDSPDRRVIIIQLTETGEKLAKNAPPPIQQKIIDGLKQTENSKKKQIAHSLNMLTDMLDVRDLEVK
- a CDS encoding ATP-binding cassette domain-containing protein gives rise to the protein MLISALSLAFLVLPYLLRSTQGALEDVPLDIRLSAPAMGASHLQNIFMVLLPRSLTGIKDKKEVNERIEKALRQAFLWDEVCDRLDHDAGNLSGGQQQRLCIARALILEPEILLLDEPTSSLDAEAGEVIEKLLISLKKTCTLLVVSLYREQVQLIADRILMLENRRLIIAAYNPP
- a CDS encoding helix-hairpin-helix domain-containing protein gives rise to the protein MRTIDYYPNSLTKLSAKEIFSPVQMETIQIKIERITYANQETGYVVLRGILKNRQVTAVGIIPEVVTGANLTGTEYQFQGGWQRSKYGYQFVFDQATLLTNRLYYFLAKVVKGLGEKTSRRLIDHYGESQLIEIIEKTPERLLEFKGIKEKKLAKIKTSWEKQKDIRELATYLLPYGITPNLIVRIYNHFENDAVKKIQENPYLLTEIRGIGFKTADDIASRLGIPYDSTFRIQAAVIHLLMEAGENDGHTYLPAAELQKKVMELLNTEEQPQLSPPAIQDTFDQMCTADQLLLTGGSQENSIINFTDQQPQQQAIELKACLPAYKFMEDRLLNIFREKSGENFPPLALQSRVESFISRSEKNLDISFSPQQREILARIGTGHQRLYALSGYAGTGKSTISKAILELLAELFCRREEMVCCAFTGMASSRIRKLTGFPAFTIHTLLKYKGENNFEYNAENPLPYKVVLLDEAGMVNLQLFYRLVLAIDKETLLILVGDPAQLPPIGAGNIFGDLLSKPFLSHISLTQIYRQDAESVLVYFANIIRTGKMPPEYEKTYRDFSFTSQDIPNYFALRKSLSEQEMKQVREENNEKIQQKILELARKATHKLEHPAWDFQVLTPLRKGLLGTEALNIALQDIFNRHGQNPISRYGAIFREGDKVVHLQNKDMDTAPYSPSLLSRPHINFTTRRIFNGNVGIIRKIDHDNEVFYVLYPDYSVVRYNFDHIRDIIDIAYCLTVHKSQGSQYKYVAIPLTNSHFIMLNNRWFYTAITRAEKKVYLIGQKYAFNRACTNIEAAERYTFMGLPD